From the Candidatus Dormiibacterota bacterium genome, one window contains:
- a CDS encoding DNA-directed RNA polymerase subunit beta' — MLKLENFDALRLSIASPEMILSWSHGEVTKPETINYRTLKPERDGLFCEKIFGPTKDWECHCGKYKRYRYKGIICDKCGVEVTRSKVRRERMGHIKLASPVSHVWYFKGIPSRMGLLLDMSPRNLEKVLYYANYIVTHVDEKARQDMLAKLDPDSDDRVTALRERHQTSVDDYRSDVETRIGEREQTASAERERLQASLQERIAALEESAADIEDRVRTGKGKKAPADFSLSDGVVSEVVVPRGTGLEEDVAVDVSARAAARRAELETEIAGRIQEEEDAAGAEVAQWRAELEGRRAEAEFSGRDELATMREQIDKQRQELEALQVRDILTDTQYREYIEKFGKVFKAGIGASAIRELLNQMDLGQESMRLREESKSTSGQRRQKAIKRLRVVEAFRKSSTSPSWMILEVLPVVPPELRPMVQLDGGRFATSDLNDLYRRVINRNNRLKRLLELGAPEIIVRNEKRMLQEAVDALIDNGRRGRAITGTGNRKLKSLSDMLKGKQGRFRQNLLGKRVDYSGRSVIVVGPELRLHECGLPKKMALELFKPFVMRELVAQNYTQNIKSAKRMVERVRPEVWDVLDQVIHEHPVLLNRAPTLHRLGIQAFMPVLVEGQAIQIHPLVCTAFNADFDGDQMAVHVPLFSGAVAEAKNLMMSSNNILSASDGRPVVTPSQDIVLGSYYLTQEMT, encoded by the coding sequence GTGCTGAAGCTCGAGAACTTCGACGCTCTCCGACTGAGTATCGCCAGCCCCGAGATGATCCTCTCGTGGTCGCATGGTGAGGTCACCAAGCCCGAGACGATCAACTACCGAACCCTGAAGCCGGAGCGCGACGGCCTGTTCTGCGAGAAGATCTTCGGTCCCACCAAGGACTGGGAGTGCCACTGCGGCAAGTACAAGCGCTACCGCTACAAGGGCATCATCTGCGACAAGTGCGGGGTCGAGGTGACCCGCAGCAAGGTGCGCCGCGAGCGCATGGGCCACATCAAGCTGGCCTCGCCGGTCTCGCACGTCTGGTACTTCAAGGGCATCCCCAGCCGCATGGGTCTCCTGCTCGACATGAGCCCGCGCAACCTGGAGAAGGTCCTCTACTACGCCAACTACATCGTCACCCACGTGGACGAGAAGGCGCGGCAGGACATGCTCGCCAAGCTCGACCCCGACAGCGACGACCGGGTGACGGCGCTGCGCGAGCGCCATCAGACCTCGGTCGACGACTACCGGAGCGACGTCGAGACCCGCATCGGCGAGCGCGAGCAGACCGCCTCGGCTGAGCGCGAGCGGCTGCAGGCCTCCCTCCAGGAGCGGATCGCCGCCCTCGAGGAGAGCGCCGCCGACATCGAGGACCGGGTGCGCACCGGCAAGGGGAAGAAGGCGCCCGCCGACTTCTCGCTGAGCGACGGCGTGGTCTCCGAGGTGGTGGTGCCCAGGGGCACCGGCCTCGAGGAGGACGTGGCCGTCGACGTCTCCGCACGTGCGGCGGCGCGCCGCGCCGAGCTCGAGACGGAGATCGCCGGCCGCATCCAGGAGGAGGAGGACGCCGCCGGAGCCGAGGTCGCGCAGTGGCGCGCCGAGCTCGAGGGGCGCCGCGCCGAGGCCGAGTTCAGCGGCCGCGACGAGCTCGCCACCATGCGCGAGCAGATCGACAAGCAGCGCCAGGAGCTGGAGGCCCTCCAGGTCCGCGACATCCTCACCGACACCCAGTACCGCGAGTACATCGAGAAGTTCGGCAAGGTCTTCAAGGCGGGCATCGGCGCCTCGGCGATCCGCGAGCTGCTCAACCAGATGGACCTCGGCCAGGAGTCGATGCGCCTCCGCGAGGAGTCGAAGTCGACCAGCGGCCAGCGGCGCCAGAAGGCGATCAAGCGGCTGCGCGTGGTCGAGGCCTTCCGCAAGTCGTCGACGTCGCCCTCCTGGATGATCCTCGAGGTGCTGCCGGTGGTGCCCCCGGAGCTGCGCCCGATGGTGCAGCTCGACGGCGGGCGCTTCGCCACCAGCGACCTCAACGACCTCTACCGCCGCGTCATCAACCGCAACAACCGGCTGAAGCGGCTGCTCGAGCTCGGCGCCCCGGAGATCATCGTGCGCAACGAGAAGCGCATGCTCCAGGAGGCGGTCGACGCCCTCATCGACAACGGGCGCCGCGGCCGTGCCATCACCGGGACCGGCAACCGCAAGCTGAAGTCGCTCTCCGACATGCTCAAGGGCAAGCAGGGGCGCTTCCGCCAGAACCTCCTCGGCAAGCGCGTCGACTACAGCGGCCGCTCGGTGATCGTGGTGGGTCCGGAGCTGCGGCTCCACGAGTGCGGGTTGCCCAAGAAGATGGCGCTCGAGCTCTTCAAGCCGTTCGTGATGCGCGAGCTGGTGGCCCAGAACTACACCCAGAACATCAAGAGCGCGAAGCGCATGGTGGAGCGGGTGCGGCCCGAGGTGTGGGACGTCCTCGACCAGGTCATCCACGAGCACCCGGTGCTGCTCAACCGCGCCCCGACCCTGCATCGACTCGGCATCCAGGCGTTCATGCCGGTGCTGGTCGAGGGTCAGGCCATCCAGATCCACCCGCTGGTCTGCACCGCCTTCAACGCCGACTTCGACGGTGACCAGATGGCCGTCCACGTGCCCCTGTTCAGCGGCGCCGTGGCCGAGGCCAAGAACCTGATGATGTCGTCGAACAACATCCTCAGCGCGTCGGATGGCCGGCCGGTGGTCACGCCCTCGCAGGACATCGTCCTGGGCTCGTACTACCTGACCCAGGAGATGACCG